A single window of Sebastes umbrosus isolate fSebUmb1 chromosome 16, fSebUmb1.pri, whole genome shotgun sequence DNA harbors:
- the LOC119474939 gene encoding brain-enriched guanylate kinase-associated protein isoform X2: MRRKAYKRSIHDHKDDLRKRLSYTTHKLEMVETEFDSTRQYLETELRRAQEELEKFTEKLRRIQSSYAALQRINQDLEDKMHRTTQHHEEEKRALSREIILLNNHLMEAKITINKLREDNDLYRKDCNLAAQLLHCSKSHYRAHKMSELPLDFQERISSHMEKYNRGSGATIAMCHSNYSDAVPTALIAKVLAKPEPGSSCPVTRSPSPQPPEGDFLTVTGSTDHLNRRISYKSSDLYCSDTALYCPERWQATERRQSVDLHGTALLQLHAQNSTDSNPDEEAYHSGSFSHHEPPSSFNQHDDFTGSLPASSSYSSFSLASDEKGGVSGGCGRTASSTLSSSHQGLYMDWRDGGSGDYERKSMSSYDKDSFPKSLSIQHMVTPRSPQKDTSPAYTRTASCFSEPYHSSTPRLASSHSMGSTTGLVQARGGAPDSRGDIQVPEDDLSSRWRQLSVEDINTFSSSYRNVTGRVSPYSFSERHFAMGPSNKVKGSIYSSFQEGDDVFHSRVLDQCFAVSPPSPSRSQKPKEHRKQEKTSVLYRAKEDSQDSECSLFLSGSSKEKESGGGATAASSAKKDYVNLSADSSAESLHQSSLEASSLQHYPSPRPSVRPRPSSSSALSVGPALPKKTSPRYQKFGSTGLTRKDSLTKAQLYGTLLN; encoded by the exons CTCTATCCACGACCACAAGGATGACCTCCGCAAGCGCCTGTCGTACACCACCCACAAACTAGAGATGGTGGAGACGGAGTTTGATTCCACTCGGCAGTACCTCGAGACAGAGCTGCGCCGGGCCCAGGAGGAACTGGAGAAATTTACAGAGAAACTACgcag GATCCAGAGTAGCTATGCAGCTCTTCAGAGGATCAACCAGGATTTGGAGGACAAGATGCACAGAACG ACCCAGCACCatgaagaggaaaagagagctCTCAGCCGGGAAATCATCCTCCTCAACAACCACCTCATGGAGGCAAAGATCACCATCAATAAACTCAGAGAGGACAAC GACCTGTACAGGAAAGACTGCAACCTGGCCGCCCAGCTGCTGCACTGCTCCAAGTCTCACTACAGAGCACACAAGATGTCTGAG CTGCCGCTGGATTTCCAGGAACGCATCAGTTCCCACATGGAGAAATACAATCGGGGTAGCGGAGCCACCATAGCGATGTGCCACTCCAATTACTCCGACGCTGTGCCCACAGCCTTAATCGCCAAGGTCTTGGCAAAGCCCGAACCAGGAAGCAGTTGCCCCGTAACGCGCTCACCGAGCCCACAGCCACCGGAAGGAGACTTTCTTACAGTAACGGGAAGCACTGATCACCTGAACCGCCGCATTTCGTATAAATCATCTGACCTGTACTGCAGCGATACGGCCCTCTACTGCCCTGAACGATGGCAAGCTACAGAGCGCAGGCAGAGCGTCGACCTCCACGGTACCGCTCTGCTCCAGCTTCACGCCCAGAACTCCACTGACAGCAACCCAGATGAAGAGGCCTACCACTCTGGAAGCTTCTCCCACCACGAGCCTCCATCCTCCTTCAACCAACACGATGACTTCACCGGTAGCCTCCCTGCCTCCAGTTCCTACTCCAGCTTCAGCCTGGCGTCGGACgagaagggaggagtgagtggtgGTTGTGGGCGCACTGCCAGCAGCACCTTATCCTCTTCCCACCAGGGTCTCTATATGGACTGGCGAGATGGTGGCAGTGGGGACTATGAGCGCAAAAGCATGTCCTCCTATGATAAAGACAGCTTCCCCAAGTCCCTCAGCATCCAGCACATGGTGACCCCCAGGAGCCCACAGAAGGACACATCACCAGCGTACACAAGGACGGCTTCATGCTTCAGCGAACCGTACCATTCCAGCACCCCTCGCCTGGCCTCCTCTCACAGCATGGGGTCCACAACCGGACTGGTCCAGGCTCGGGGAGGAGCCCCGGACAGCCGGGGTGACATCCAGGTCCCTGAGGACGACCTGAGCAGCCGCTGGAGACAACTCAGCGTGGAAGacatcaacacgttctcatcttCCTACCGTAACGTCACAGGGCGGGTCTCTCCGTACAGTTTCTCAGAGCGCCACTTTGCCATGGGCCCCTCCAATAAGGTCAAGGGGTCAATCTACAGCAGCTTCCAAGAAGGAGATGACGTCTTCCACAGCCGCGTGCTGGACCAGTGTTTCGCTGTGAGTCCCCCGTCGCCCAGCCGCAGTCAGAAACCGAAGGAGCATCGCAAGCAGGAGAAAACCTCCGTGCTGTATCGAGCCAAGGAGGACAGTCAGGACTCGGAGTGCAGTTTGTTCCTCTCAGGGAGCTCTAAAGAGAAGGAGAGCGGTGGGGGAGCGACGGCGGCAAGCAGCGCCAAGAAGGACTACGTGAATCTGAGTGCAGACAGCTCGGCTGAGTCCTTACACCAAAGCTCCCTCGAAGCCTCGAGTCTTCAACACTACCCCAGCCCCAGGCCGAGCGTCCGGCCTCGCCCgagctccagctccgctctcaGCGTCGGCCCCGCACTCCCAAAGAAGACCTCTCCAAGATACCAAAAATTTGGCAGCACGGGACTGACGAGGAAGGACAGTTTGACGAAGGCACAGCTATACGGTACACTGCTGAACTGA
- the LOC119474939 gene encoding brain-enriched guanylate kinase-associated protein isoform X1, translating to MKKIYIGKTALKTQRNGCKHQKRSSIHDHKDDLRKRLSYTTHKLEMVETEFDSTRQYLETELRRAQEELEKFTEKLRRIQSSYAALQRINQDLEDKMHRTTQHHEEEKRALSREIILLNNHLMEAKITINKLREDNDLYRKDCNLAAQLLHCSKSHYRAHKMSELPLDFQERISSHMEKYNRGSGATIAMCHSNYSDAVPTALIAKVLAKPEPGSSCPVTRSPSPQPPEGDFLTVTGSTDHLNRRISYKSSDLYCSDTALYCPERWQATERRQSVDLHGTALLQLHAQNSTDSNPDEEAYHSGSFSHHEPPSSFNQHDDFTGSLPASSSYSSFSLASDEKGGVSGGCGRTASSTLSSSHQGLYMDWRDGGSGDYERKSMSSYDKDSFPKSLSIQHMVTPRSPQKDTSPAYTRTASCFSEPYHSSTPRLASSHSMGSTTGLVQARGGAPDSRGDIQVPEDDLSSRWRQLSVEDINTFSSSYRNVTGRVSPYSFSERHFAMGPSNKVKGSIYSSFQEGDDVFHSRVLDQCFAVSPPSPSRSQKPKEHRKQEKTSVLYRAKEDSQDSECSLFLSGSSKEKESGGGATAASSAKKDYVNLSADSSAESLHQSSLEASSLQHYPSPRPSVRPRPSSSSALSVGPALPKKTSPRYQKFGSTGLTRKDSLTKAQLYGTLLN from the exons atgaaaaagataTATATTGGCAAAACTGCCctcaaaacacagagaaatggTTGCAAACATCAGAAAAGAAG CTCTATCCACGACCACAAGGATGACCTCCGCAAGCGCCTGTCGTACACCACCCACAAACTAGAGATGGTGGAGACGGAGTTTGATTCCACTCGGCAGTACCTCGAGACAGAGCTGCGCCGGGCCCAGGAGGAACTGGAGAAATTTACAGAGAAACTACgcag GATCCAGAGTAGCTATGCAGCTCTTCAGAGGATCAACCAGGATTTGGAGGACAAGATGCACAGAACG ACCCAGCACCatgaagaggaaaagagagctCTCAGCCGGGAAATCATCCTCCTCAACAACCACCTCATGGAGGCAAAGATCACCATCAATAAACTCAGAGAGGACAAC GACCTGTACAGGAAAGACTGCAACCTGGCCGCCCAGCTGCTGCACTGCTCCAAGTCTCACTACAGAGCACACAAGATGTCTGAG CTGCCGCTGGATTTCCAGGAACGCATCAGTTCCCACATGGAGAAATACAATCGGGGTAGCGGAGCCACCATAGCGATGTGCCACTCCAATTACTCCGACGCTGTGCCCACAGCCTTAATCGCCAAGGTCTTGGCAAAGCCCGAACCAGGAAGCAGTTGCCCCGTAACGCGCTCACCGAGCCCACAGCCACCGGAAGGAGACTTTCTTACAGTAACGGGAAGCACTGATCACCTGAACCGCCGCATTTCGTATAAATCATCTGACCTGTACTGCAGCGATACGGCCCTCTACTGCCCTGAACGATGGCAAGCTACAGAGCGCAGGCAGAGCGTCGACCTCCACGGTACCGCTCTGCTCCAGCTTCACGCCCAGAACTCCACTGACAGCAACCCAGATGAAGAGGCCTACCACTCTGGAAGCTTCTCCCACCACGAGCCTCCATCCTCCTTCAACCAACACGATGACTTCACCGGTAGCCTCCCTGCCTCCAGTTCCTACTCCAGCTTCAGCCTGGCGTCGGACgagaagggaggagtgagtggtgGTTGTGGGCGCACTGCCAGCAGCACCTTATCCTCTTCCCACCAGGGTCTCTATATGGACTGGCGAGATGGTGGCAGTGGGGACTATGAGCGCAAAAGCATGTCCTCCTATGATAAAGACAGCTTCCCCAAGTCCCTCAGCATCCAGCACATGGTGACCCCCAGGAGCCCACAGAAGGACACATCACCAGCGTACACAAGGACGGCTTCATGCTTCAGCGAACCGTACCATTCCAGCACCCCTCGCCTGGCCTCCTCTCACAGCATGGGGTCCACAACCGGACTGGTCCAGGCTCGGGGAGGAGCCCCGGACAGCCGGGGTGACATCCAGGTCCCTGAGGACGACCTGAGCAGCCGCTGGAGACAACTCAGCGTGGAAGacatcaacacgttctcatcttCCTACCGTAACGTCACAGGGCGGGTCTCTCCGTACAGTTTCTCAGAGCGCCACTTTGCCATGGGCCCCTCCAATAAGGTCAAGGGGTCAATCTACAGCAGCTTCCAAGAAGGAGATGACGTCTTCCACAGCCGCGTGCTGGACCAGTGTTTCGCTGTGAGTCCCCCGTCGCCCAGCCGCAGTCAGAAACCGAAGGAGCATCGCAAGCAGGAGAAAACCTCCGTGCTGTATCGAGCCAAGGAGGACAGTCAGGACTCGGAGTGCAGTTTGTTCCTCTCAGGGAGCTCTAAAGAGAAGGAGAGCGGTGGGGGAGCGACGGCGGCAAGCAGCGCCAAGAAGGACTACGTGAATCTGAGTGCAGACAGCTCGGCTGAGTCCTTACACCAAAGCTCCCTCGAAGCCTCGAGTCTTCAACACTACCCCAGCCCCAGGCCGAGCGTCCGGCCTCGCCCgagctccagctccgctctcaGCGTCGGCCCCGCACTCCCAAAGAAGACCTCTCCAAGATACCAAAAATTTGGCAGCACGGGACTGACGAGGAAGGACAGTTTGACGAAGGCACAGCTATACGGTACACTGCTGAACTGA